From Macaca mulatta isolate MMU2019108-1 chromosome 1, T2T-MMU8v2.0, whole genome shotgun sequence, the proteins below share one genomic window:
- the LCE4A gene encoding late cornified envelope protein 4A — translation MSCQQCQPPPKCPIPKCPLKCPQKCASLCPPPIPSCCGSSSGGCCSSGGGGCCLSHHRRHRPHCHRPQSSDCCGSGSSQQSGGSGCCSREGCC, via the coding sequence ATGTCCTGCCAGCAGTGCCAGCCCCCTCCCAAGTGTCCTATCCCCAAGTGTCCCCTCAAATGCCCCCAAAAGTGTGCATCCCTATGCCCACCTCCAATCCCTTCTtgctgtggctccagctctgGGGGCTGCTGCAGCTCTGGGGGAGGTGGCTGCTGCCTGAGCCACCACAGACGCCACAGGCCCCACTGCCACAGACCCCAGAGCTCCGATTGCTGTGGCAGTGGCAGCAGCCAGCAGTCTGGGGGTTCTGGCTGCTGCTCCAGAGAGGGCTGCTGCTGA
- the LOC713212 gene encoding late cornified envelope protein 2A: MSCQQNQQQCQPPPKCPPKCPLKCPPKCPPQCPAPCPPPVSSCCGSSSGGCWSSGGGSCCLSHHRPRLFHRHRHQSPDCCECEPSGGSSCCHSSGGCC, from the coding sequence ATGTCCTGCCAGCAAAACCAGCAGCAGTGCCAGCCCCCTCCCAAGTGCCCCCCAAAATGCCCACTCAAGTGTCCTCCAAAGTGCCCACCCCAGTGCCCAGCCCCATGCCCACCTCCAGTCTCTTCCTGCTGCGGCTCCAGCTCTGGGGGCTGCTGGAGCTCTGGGGGTGGCAGTTGCTGTCTGAGCCACCACAGGCCCCGTCTCTTCCACCGGCACCGGCACCAGAGCCCAGATTGCTGTGAGTGTGAACCCTCTGGGGGCTCTAGCTGCTGCCACAGCTCTGGGGGCTGCTGCTGA
- the LOC100424118 gene encoding late cornified envelope protein 2D, which yields MSCQQNQQQCQPPPKCPPKCTPKCPPKCPPKCPPQCPAPCSPAVSSCCGPSSGGCCGPSSGGCCSSGSGGCCLSHHRPHLFHRRRHQSPDCCESEPSGGSGCCHSSGGCC from the coding sequence ATGTCTTGCCAGCAAAACCAGCAGCAGTGCCAGCCCCCTCCCAAGTGTCCTCCCAAGTGTACCCCAAAATGTCCACCTAAGTGTCCCCCCAAATGCCCACCCCAGTGCCCAGCTCCATGTTCCCCTGCAGTCTCTTcctgctgtggtcccagctctgggggctgctgtggtcccagctctggGGGTTGCTGCAGttctgggagtggtggctgctgccTGAGCCACCACAGGCCCCATCTCTTCCACCGGCGCCGGCACCAGAGCCCAGATTGCTGTGAGAGTGAACCTTCTGGGGGCTCTGGCTGCTGCCACAGCTCTGGGGGCTGCTGCTAA
- the LOC107000957 gene encoding late cornified envelope protein 2B: MSCQQNQQQCQPPPKCPPKCTPKCPPKCPPKCPPQCPAPCSPAVSSCCGPSSGGCCSSGSGGCCVSHHRPRLFHRRRHQSPDCCESEPSGGSGCCHSSGSCC; the protein is encoded by the coding sequence ATGTCTTGCCAGCAAAACCAGCAGCAGTGCCAGCCCCCTCCCAAGTGTCCTCCCAAGTGTACTCCAAAATGTCCACCTAAGTGTCCTCCCAAATGCCCACCCCAGTGCCCAGCTCCATGTTCCCCTGCAGTCTCTTcctgctgtggtcccagctctggGGGTTGCTGCAGttctgggagtggtggctgctgcgtgagccaccacaggcCCCGTCTCTTCCACCGGCGCCGGCACCAGAGCCCAGATTGCTGTGAGAGTGAACCTTCTGGGGGCTCTGGCTGCTGCCACAGCTCTGGGAGCTGCTGCTGA